A part of Halobaculum sp. MBLA0143 genomic DNA contains:
- a CDS encoding DNA polymerase beta superfamily protein — MTTAPGLRRALAATERDVGCRVLAARDTGSRSRGLAGPDSDHDVQVVYVQPSVRYVTLAGYVESVEPATEPPLELSGWNVRRFAELLSSSNPAAVAFLTSPVRHRTYEPLAALETAVAEGVDPVGLYHHYRSLARNQYRKYLQRTLLDGDDPVWVIEDEDADGYTVRPYDPDGNGAKGGGGGDAENGDADGPGGDTPTPATERLSKPTRYRESTVDRSVKRTLHVLRAGLAARYVLAHHAPSPASFAALVDAAATLPTPSAAEAGAAVGEQTPEDPPGARGVDREWVAAARRLAERKRAGEGSATVTGVVGPAIVPPERVDYAAHGGDRPEVAAIDRFLERAVADAPRGTTTDATDAPDTTHPTDGRQQ; from the coding sequence GTGACGACGGCGCCAGGGTTACGACGAGCGCTCGCGGCGACCGAACGCGACGTGGGGTGTCGCGTCCTCGCGGCCAGGGACACGGGGAGTCGGTCGCGGGGGCTCGCGGGGCCGGACAGCGACCACGACGTGCAGGTGGTGTACGTCCAGCCGTCGGTACGGTACGTCACCCTGGCGGGGTACGTGGAGTCGGTGGAGCCGGCGACGGAGCCGCCGTTGGAGCTGTCGGGGTGGAACGTGCGCCGGTTCGCGGAGCTGTTGTCGTCGTCGAACCCGGCGGCGGTAGCGTTCCTGACGAGCCCGGTGCGACACCGGACGTACGAGCCGCTCGCGGCGTTGGAGACGGCGGTCGCGGAGGGTGTGGACCCAGTGGGGTTGTACCACCACTACCGCTCACTGGCGCGCAACCAGTACCGGAAGTACCTCCAGCGGACGCTCCTCGACGGCGACGACCCGGTGTGGGTAATCGAGGACGAAGACGCAGACGGCTACACGGTGCGACCGTACGACCCGGACGGGAACGGGGCGAAGGGTGGTGGCGGAGGCGACGCCGAGAACGGCGACGCGGACGGCCCCGGGGGCGACACCCCCACCCCGGCGACGGAACGACTGTCGAAGCCGACGCGCTACCGGGAGTCGACTGTCGACCGGAGCGTCAAGCGAACGCTCCACGTCCTGCGGGCCGGGCTGGCAGCGCGGTATGTGCTCGCACACCACGCGCCGTCACCGGCGTCGTTCGCGGCGCTCGTGGACGCGGCGGCGACGCTGCCGACTCCGAGCGCGGCGGAGGCTGGAGCGGCCGTCGGCGAACAGACGCCCGAGGATCCGCCGGGGGCGCGAGGCGTCGACCGGGAGTGGGTCGCGGCCGCGCGACGGCTGGCGGAGCGCAAACGGGCAGGCGAGGGGTCGGCGACGGTGACGGGCGTCGTCGGGCCGGCGATCGTCCCGCCGGAGCGGGTGGACTACGCGGCCCACGGTGGTGACAGACCGGAGGTGGCGGCGATCGACCGGTTCCTAGAGCGGGCGGTCGCGGACGCGCCGCGGGGGACCACGACAGACGCGACAGACGCACCGGACACGACACACCCGACCGACGGGCGACAGCAGTGA
- a CDS encoding ATP-binding protein, whose amino-acid sequence MTRVTELSVRDFKAVDEAEVHPGGVNLIVGRNNVGKTSLLEALHLALDPSSISRFDGNLDKVVREGAEEATVNIEVGGDVEVANRPVTVERYDEDAAFDLFRRDLEAEVRKVLDEISDYTAETASIDKQEAIKSAKNRKQYKRLNRLLSIVNGDTYHSTEYIKLIKETAVNRDILERTLNNEESLSNPIGVSGDYIYNLEGTRFEFGWSESEELMSTRFVVSPGITNDTPDPNTDGAAIRRSRIEDFLIDNDIVDGLVDFSFGRLVFEEGDEREEVPYDFMGSGFKTLVGILWELYDQDADTEVMLIEEPAVHMHPGYVNEFTQQLLQVARQEDVQLFLTTHREDLIESFFAPPTEREHGDFLREEFRVIQMTDLLAKELDYEQAEAELEELNTDLRGI is encoded by the coding sequence ATGACCCGCGTCACCGAACTCTCCGTCCGCGATTTCAAGGCCGTCGACGAGGCCGAAGTTCACCCCGGTGGTGTCAACCTGATCGTCGGACGGAACAACGTGGGGAAGACTTCGCTGTTGGAGGCGTTGCACCTGGCGCTGGATCCGAGTTCGATCTCGCGGTTCGACGGGAATTTGGATAAGGTCGTGCGGGAGGGGGCCGAGGAAGCGACAGTTAATATAGAAGTCGGTGGTGATGTGGAAGTAGCGAATAGACCAGTAACTGTTGAACGCTACGACGAAGACGCGGCCTTTGACCTGTTCAGGAGAGATCTTGAGGCAGAAGTTCGCAAGGTTCTAGACGAAATTAGCGATTATACTGCAGAGACTGCATCCATAGACAAACAAGAAGCAATAAAAAGTGCAAAAAACAGAAAACAATACAAAAGATTAAACAGACTTCTGTCTATCGTAAATGGGGATACATACCATTCCACTGAGTATATCAAGCTTATTAAAGAAACAGCAGTGAACAGAGACATCTTGGAAAGAACACTAAATAATGAGGAAAGCCTAAGCAACCCTATCGGGGTTAGCGGAGATTATATATACAACCTCGAAGGTACAAGATTTGAATTTGGCTGGTCAGAATCAGAAGAGTTGATGTCCACTCGTTTTGTGGTAAGCCCGGGAATTACAAACGACACCCCCGATCCGAACACAGACGGTGCCGCTATCCGCCGCAGCCGAATCGAGGACTTCCTGATCGACAACGACATCGTCGACGGCTTGGTGGACTTCTCGTTCGGCAGACTCGTCTTCGAGGAGGGCGACGAGCGCGAGGAGGTCCCCTACGACTTCATGGGCTCGGGATTCAAGACGCTCGTCGGCATTCTCTGGGAACTGTACGACCAGGACGCGGACACCGAAGTGATGCTGATCGAGGAGCCGGCGGTCCACATGCACCCCGGCTACGTGAACGAGTTCACACAGCAGTTGCTCCAGGTGGCCCGCCAGGAGGACGTGCAGTTGTTCCTCACGACCCACCGCGAGGACCTGATCGAGTCGTTCTTCGCCCCGCCGACAGAGCGAGAACACGGCGATTTCCTCCGCGAGGAGTTCCGGGTAATCCAGATGACGGATCTGCTGGCGAAGGAACTCGACTACGAGCAGGCCGAAGCGGAGTTAGAGGAGCTGAACACGGACTTACGGGGGATCTGA
- a CDS encoding response regulator, with the protein MTDTDTETDGRTGDERPSVLAVDDRERVARSFEIWLGDSYDVATALDGETALELVDGTTDVVLLDRHMPGLSGDEVLTTIRERGFGCRVAMVTGVNPDFDILEMPFDEYLQKPLDETELRETVARLVRLRAFDDEVEELYALSRKRATLEAAKSSATLEANPEYVALCERQTELAAELDDAVAAADTETLGTLLPDGSERPDERRDDSGGSGPDGLSG; encoded by the coding sequence ATGACTGACACCGACACGGAGACTGACGGACGCACAGGCGACGAGCGACCGAGCGTGCTGGCGGTCGACGACCGAGAGCGGGTGGCCCGGTCGTTCGAGATCTGGCTCGGCGACAGCTACGACGTGGCGACCGCGCTGGACGGAGAGACCGCCCTCGAACTGGTCGACGGGACGACGGACGTGGTCCTGTTGGACCGACACATGCCGGGGCTGTCCGGCGACGAGGTGTTGACCACGATCCGCGAGCGAGGGTTCGGCTGCCGGGTGGCGATGGTCACTGGAGTGAACCCGGACTTCGACATCCTGGAGATGCCGTTCGACGAGTACCTCCAGAAGCCGTTAGACGAGACGGAGCTCCGCGAGACGGTGGCACGGCTGGTGAGGCTCCGGGCGTTCGACGACGAGGTCGAGGAACTGTACGCGCTGAGCCGCAAGCGGGCGACGCTGGAGGCGGCCAAGAGCTCCGCGACGCTCGAGGCCAACCCGGAGTACGTCGCTCTCTGCGAGCGCCAGACGGAGTTGGCGGCAGAGTTGGACGACGCCGTGGCGGCCGCGGACACGGAGACGCTCGGGACGCTGCTCCCGGACGGATCGGAGCGTCCCGACGAGCGCCGAGACGACTCCGGTGGATCGGGCCCAGACGGGCTCTCGGGATAG
- a CDS encoding DUF5787 family protein yields MYVGPGDSEFTFELLVSRWAELDWHPTGGDRPVLVARQLGTDSRRWDTVVVEVDPAAFARRRQFGDRGLDRDLLRVVEHAPAEWAWYRDALPDPGFPWRYVRAAIHRAADRGLVETREGARGRVEFRRVRPYPDWVRRLIAVENKPDLDARAADALSGQLEHDVSVGLLDEVWVATDDADERVLLEEFPHEAGVLSCDFGAGVTGDAVSAVWHPTRLEPDETITSADREESPEAHPSYRLELAERAYDAGVRSYEETTRPDCRGFELRRHGRALVPYCTAKGCHQTAAECSGSCESFAPEPPQSRTGGWPVDGGPGKAVRRLLARRRKRARDRAADGE; encoded by the coding sequence GTGTACGTCGGACCTGGGGACTCGGAGTTCACCTTCGAACTCCTGGTCTCGCGGTGGGCAGAACTCGACTGGCACCCGACGGGTGGCGACCGGCCGGTCCTGGTCGCCCGCCAGCTCGGGACGGACAGCCGACGGTGGGACACGGTCGTCGTGGAGGTCGATCCGGCGGCGTTCGCCCGCCGCCGACAGTTCGGCGACCGCGGGCTGGACCGGGACCTCCTGCGGGTGGTGGAACACGCGCCGGCAGAGTGGGCCTGGTACCGCGACGCTCTCCCGGACCCGGGGTTCCCCTGGCGGTACGTCCGAGCGGCGATCCACCGCGCCGCCGACCGCGGGCTCGTCGAGACCCGCGAGGGTGCCCGCGGTCGGGTGGAGTTCCGCCGCGTCCGGCCGTACCCCGACTGGGTGCGCCGGCTGATCGCAGTCGAGAACAAGCCGGATCTCGACGCTCGCGCCGCCGACGCCCTGTCGGGACAGCTCGAACACGACGTGTCGGTCGGACTGTTAGACGAGGTGTGGGTGGCGACGGACGACGCCGACGAGCGGGTCCTGTTGGAGGAGTTCCCCCACGAGGCCGGGGTGTTGTCGTGTGACTTCGGTGCGGGCGTGACCGGCGACGCCGTCTCGGCGGTGTGGCACCCGACGCGACTGGAGCCGGACGAGACGATCACCTCCGCCGACCGCGAGGAGTCGCCGGAGGCGCACCCCAGCTACCGGCTCGAGCTGGCGGAACGCGCCTACGACGCCGGCGTTCGGTCGTACGAGGAGACGACGCGTCCGGACTGTCGTGGGTTCGAACTCCGGCGGCACGGCCGCGCGCTCGTCCCGTACTGCACCGCGAAGGGCTGTCACCAGACGGCGGCGGAGTGTTCCGGCTCCTGTGAGTCGTTCGCGCCTGAGCCGCCACAGTCACGAACCGGCGGGTGGCCGGTCGACGGCGGCCCGGGGAAGGCCGTCCGGCGACTGCTGGCGCGTCGCCGGAAGCGCGCCCGCGACCGGGCCGCCGACGGGGAGTGA
- a CDS encoding DUF5797 family protein → MSLTDEETERLADVVRLQPTKNGELEEQWGLDSGSEVHSYLEDHLGDYYYRDDDSLIRATPEAAELTGAEPGVEGDEDGDGPTRIRVPERQAQVFAVLAGPDERSQSVVSTLQDVRAEFDVDPEAEDVRSALQALRRKNVVEVIYRTVPTFRRTVERDAVEVESTD, encoded by the coding sequence GTGAGCCTCACCGACGAGGAGACGGAACGGCTGGCAGACGTGGTCCGGCTCCAGCCGACGAAAAACGGCGAGCTAGAAGAACAGTGGGGGCTCGACTCCGGCAGCGAGGTCCACAGCTACCTCGAAGACCACCTGGGCGACTACTACTACCGCGACGACGACAGTCTGATCCGGGCGACGCCGGAGGCGGCCGAGCTGACGGGCGCGGAGCCGGGCGTCGAGGGTGACGAAGACGGCGACGGCCCGACCCGGATCAGGGTGCCGGAGCGACAGGCGCAGGTGTTCGCCGTGCTCGCCGGGCCCGACGAACGGTCACAGTCCGTCGTCTCCACGCTCCAGGACGTGCGCGCAGAGTTCGACGTCGACCCGGAGGCGGAAGACGTCCGGAGCGCACTCCAGGCGCTGCGCCGGAAGAACGTCGTCGAGGTGATCTACCGCACCGTGCCGACGTTCCGCCGGACGGTGGAACGCGACGCCGTCGAAGTCGAGAGCACGGACTGA
- a CDS encoding PAS domain S-box protein: MAESGSGTDEGRVPTDSLDDAVDREFFRSLVENGSDAIVTVDADSQIRYANDSVERIFGYEPEELIGEPLTTIMPERFRDSHFAAMGAYLDTGDRTIDWNGIELPARHRDGHEVPLSITFEEHTHHGEQLFSGIMRDVSERVERERKLERQNERLERFAGIVSHDLRSPLQEARAATVIARNGDESALEELDDIYDRMAELIDDVLTLAKQGRTVGETESVSLSTVATSAWRTAGTETATLSVTDTRLEADPERLRTLLENLFRNAVEHGGETVTVTVEPTAEGFAVADDGTGFDDPPDEALFDYGHTASEDGTGFGLSIVRDVAEAHGWSVRVESSAAGGARVVIETEDR, from the coding sequence ATGGCAGAATCCGGGTCCGGCACGGACGAGGGGCGCGTGCCGACCGACAGCCTCGACGACGCCGTCGACCGGGAGTTCTTCCGTTCGCTCGTGGAGAACGGTTCCGACGCCATCGTGACCGTCGACGCGGACAGTCAGATCAGGTACGCCAACGACTCCGTCGAACGGATCTTCGGCTACGAGCCCGAGGAGCTGATCGGCGAGCCGCTGACGACGATCATGCCCGAGCGGTTCCGCGACAGCCACTTCGCGGCGATGGGGGCGTACCTCGACACCGGCGACCGGACGATAGACTGGAACGGGATCGAACTCCCGGCACGTCACCGCGACGGCCACGAGGTCCCCCTGTCGATCACGTTCGAGGAACACACCCACCACGGTGAGCAGTTGTTCTCCGGGATCATGCGGGACGTGTCCGAGCGGGTCGAACGCGAGCGGAAGCTGGAGCGGCAGAACGAGCGGTTAGAACGGTTCGCCGGGATCGTCAGCCACGACCTCCGGAGCCCGCTACAAGAGGCACGGGCCGCCACCGTGATCGCTCGGAACGGCGACGAGTCCGCTCTCGAGGAGTTAGACGACATCTACGACCGGATGGCGGAGCTGATCGACGACGTGTTGACGCTGGCGAAACAGGGCCGGACGGTCGGGGAGACGGAGTCGGTGTCGCTGTCGACGGTGGCGACGAGCGCCTGGCGGACGGCCGGCACCGAGACGGCGACACTGTCCGTCACGGACACGAGACTGGAGGCCGACCCCGAGCGACTCCGGACACTGTTGGAGAACCTGTTTCGCAACGCCGTCGAACACGGCGGCGAGACGGTGACGGTGACGGTGGAGCCGACGGCGGAGGGGTTCGCCGTGGCAGACGACGGCACGGGCTTCGACGACCCGCCCGACGAGGCGTTGTTCGACTACGGCCACACGGCCTCGGAGGACGGCACTGGGTTCGGGCTCAGCATCGTCCGGGACGTAGCGGAGGCACACGGCTGGAGCGTTCGGGTGGAGTCGTCGGCAGCCGGCGGCGCGCGGGTCGTGATCGAAACGGAGGACCGATGA